The DNA sequence TTTCTACCACCCTGACCTCGAAGTTTGCAAAAAGGTCCTTCACGCGGTGTATGATGCTGGACTTCGCGTCCTCGAATTCACCAACCGTGGAGACTTTGCCCACGAAGTATTCGGCGCACTCAACAAATACGCTGCCGAAGCCATGCCTGACATGATCCTCGGCGCAGGTTCCGTGGTAGAGCCGGGCACCACTTCCCTATACCTACAATTGGGTGCGGCATTCATCGTTTCGCCCGTCCTCAATCCTGAGATGGCCAAAGTCTGCAACCGCCGCAAGGTCCTCTGGTCCCCCGGTTGTGGGTCCCTGTCCGAGATCAACTATGCCGAGGAACTCGGTGCTGAGATTGTCAAAATCTTCCCAGGCAGCCAAGTGGGCGGCCCTGCATTCATCAAAGCAGTGAAAGGCCCTTGCCCTTGGACCAGCATCATGCCTACCGGCGGCGTGTCTCCTACCAAGGAAAATCTCTCCGAGTGGTTCTCAGCTGGCGCAACTTGCGTAGGCATGGGCTCCAAACTCATCCCAAAAGACATGGTAGCCCAAGGTGATTTCGAAGCACTCACGGCCCATATCACCTCTGCCGTCCAGTTGGCGCGCGAGGTACAGTAACGCATACCAAGATTCATTTTGATACC is a window from the Pontibacter sp. G13 genome containing:
- a CDS encoding bifunctional 4-hydroxy-2-oxoglutarate aldolase/2-dehydro-3-deoxy-phosphogluconate aldolase; protein product: MARFTRIQVAQALNETGIVPIFYHPDLEVCKKVLHAVYDAGLRVLEFTNRGDFAHEVFGALNKYAAEAMPDMILGAGSVVEPGTTSLYLQLGAAFIVSPVLNPEMAKVCNRRKVLWSPGCGSLSEINYAEELGAEIVKIFPGSQVGGPAFIKAVKGPCPWTSIMPTGGVSPTKENLSEWFSAGATCVGMGSKLIPKDMVAQGDFEALTAHITSAVQLAREVQ